CAAATGGACAAATCACCGCCCAGGCATCAACACAAtgcagaaacaaaacacagctcACAAGCGGCAGCTTCAAGCACAAACGCTATTTAAATGCTGAACGGTGACAACACCTGCTCTCTTCAGTCCAGCTGAACATTGACAACACCTGCTCTCTTCAGTCCAGCTGAATATTGACAACACCTGCTCTCTTCAGTCCACCTGAACGGTGACAACACCTGCTCTCTTCAGTCCAGCTGAACATTGACAAcacctgctctctgcagttcaGCTGAACATTGACACCACCTGCTCTCTTCAGTCCAGCTGAACATTGACAACACCTGCTCTCTTCAGTCCAGCTGAACATTGACAACACCTGCTCTCTTCAGTCCAGCTGAACATTGACAACACCTGCTCTCTTCAGTCCACCTGAACGGTGACAACACCTGCTCTCTTCAGTCCAGCTGAACATTGACAAcacctgctctctgcagttcaGCTGAACATTGACACCACCTGCTCTCTTCAGTCCAGCTGAACATTGACAACACCTGCTCTCTTCAGTCCAGCTGAACATTGACAACACCTGCTCTCTTCAGTCCACCTGAACGGTGACAACACCTGCTCTCTTCAGTCCAGCTGAACATTGACAACACCTGCTCTCTTCAGTCCAGCTGAACATTGACAACATCTGCTCTCTTCAGTCCAGCTGAACATTGACAACATCTGCTCTCTTCAGTCCAGCTGAACATTGACAACACTTGGTCTCTTCAGTTCACCTCAACATTGACAACACCTGCTCTCTTCAGTCCAGCTGGGTCATTTCAAATCCATCAGCAAAaacattttccctttccttttgaaGCGACTTTGGTTTTCTGCTAACCCTTAAGGACACCAAAGCCTTACATATTCCTGGATACTAAAGGATTTGTGCCCCTATTAAAGCTCCCTGACCCTGAAACAATACTCCATTTACATATGGGGATAATTCTGCTCCTTTACAACTTCAGAATAAATGTATTTTACTGCTTCTACTCAAAATAATACATGCAAAATGCCATGGCCTCACCTTCAGTATTTCAGGTTCTTTGATGTCTAGAGCTCCTGCATTCCATCGCTTTTTCATACTGTGATGCAATCTGACATATTCATGAGTGCGTGGCGTAAGAAGCCAAATCACACAGACAGCTATCATAAATCCAAGGGCCATTCCAAAGAACAGTCCACTTAAGTAGCCAGGGAGAGGGGTAATAAAGTAAGCATAGACTAACAGTGTTAAGAAGTATAAAGTTTTGAGTGGTATTTTAGGCTGCTGCACATATGAATGATTTTCATCCTCACTGCCGAGCACAGTACCGCTCTCCTTGGTCATCTCTTGATCCAGTGAAGTTTCAGCAGGTTTATCGGTTTTGCTTTCATCCTCTAGCAAGGAAAAGTCCTCAGAATACAGTTCACAAAACTCCTCATCCTCTCTGCTTGCTAGTGCAGACAGGGAACATTTTTCAAGTACAAGTGAAGTTTTTGAACTCATGTCCTTTGTGCTTGCAGATTGAGAGCTTTTGGTCTCGGTCTCTTTTGGGTGCTCCTCGGCCACTTTCGACTGATCGTTCCTACCCAGGTTAGAGTCGCTCCCGCGGAAGTCCCCTTCAGAATCACATTCTTCCTCCTTAATGCTGTAGTTGTTATTGCTTTCCAAATGGCCATTCAAACTGGAAAGGTTTGAGAGTTCTGAAGCACTTGAAGATAAGGCTTTGGGCCTGTGGCTGCTACTTTCATCACCCATTATTTTGCTGAGCAGCTGAAGAGGCTCGTAGATTACTTCAGAAAGGCGTCTTTTAGTATCTTCAATCTTAGCCTCCATTTCAGGGACTTTAAAAAAGGACCGGGTGTCAGAGGGAGATGTCAGTGGAGATGAGGGGGCAGTTTTAGAGTCACCACCTGTAGCTCGAGGTTGAGTGAACTGTTTGAACAAATGTAAGTTCAGCTTCGAGTCGGGTGGCCTGTAAGACACAGCTTCAACTTCCGGTTTGGAAGTGTCTGTAGACAGAGACTTCACTAAGGTTTTCATCAACTGTCTATGTCGCATCGGTGGGGTGGGTTCTTTTGGTTCCACATCTGTTGAAAGGGACTTAACTAAACCCTTAAAAGGCTTTGAAGTAGAAACTGTGGATGATCCACCAGAGCAGACACCTGATCTGGAAGGGGATGAGGATGGGGAAGACGACAGGCTGGACTTCTGCTCCATATGTGGTGGCGCACCTGATGAGCTGACAGAAGGACACATGTGTGATGATGGAGACAGGACTAGTGGCACTGCATTGAATACTTGGGATGTGGAGGGAGAATCCAACAGTTTCACAGTCTCTGCAGTTGGCAGAATGGCAGGTGATGAGGACAGTGGTGATGCAGTGTTGGCCACGTCAAGCGAGGTAGCTGGACCAGAAAAATCATGGCCGGTATGCTCAAAGCAGAGGTCTTCCTTGGCTTCAAGTGCTGTTACAATGCTTTGGTCATCTAGTTCCTCACCAAGAAATTCTTtaaactcctcttcctcctcttcttcctccttcccaaaTGCAGAGAAATGAATAGTGATGGTTTCTCGGGAGACAGATCGCTGTACCTGCACTTTTGGTGTTGACTGCTTTGAGGACATCTCACCAGTTTTCTCTGCATGGCTACTGTTCTGACTTGTCATTGCAGGTCCCAGAGATGTGTCAGAGCCTGTGAAGAAAACGTAACACTTTGTtaaatgccttttttccccctcctcaaaCATCCTTATTTTCAAGCACTAAGCCAAACGCAAGAGCTGGGTTGCATATTAAaactctggacacacttcaccCGGTGGATTTGAAGTTGTCTAGTAAAATTATGGACTGTTGCTGTAGAAATTGACTGCACGATAATTTCATTGAATAAAACATGTCTCTGTTTGAGTTAACATCCCCATCATATCTGCCTCATTCTCAGTATCACTGAACACAAGAATACATTTAaagaaagacaaggaaaaaaacatgttCAGAACAACTGGCAATCACGGATAGGAATGAAAAGCATTACCAGCCCCTCTGAGATGATCTTCCAAGAAGAATGTGACACCATTTTTAGTAGACAAAAACCctcaaactaaaccaaaccaagtcCCATAactacaacaaaaaaacaagcaCAAGATACATTTGCTGTGTATCTTGTATTGAATTTTGAAACAACAGGGACATTAAAAAACTAATGCTATTTAATAGAGCACATCTGTCTGGGTCAGTAGAAGGTATTTCATTACAGCATTCTGACTATCGATTGGCATTACAACACTCTATGTATTTCCAAGCCTTTAGGAACTCAAACCCAGCAGATATCCTACTGGCAGTGATTTCTCCCCTGCAAACGCAGGGTAAGGgagcctctccctgctctgtgcaagCTCACGTTTCCAATCCATTCCTAAGTATACATTTCTTTTTTACTGCCAGGgatttgtttggggcttttttccaGAGCAGATGTTGAGAAGCTTTTCCATAGCAAATACAAGAACGACATCCCAGACTACTTCTACTGCAACCACTACTGACAGCTCCTCCAGCAAGTGCTCTGTTTTGATAACAAACACATTTCATCAGGTTCTTGAACTTTATGTTTTTACCCCTTAAATCATTCAGACATTCACTTCTTACTGATCTCCATCTGTTTTCCTCACTCATTGCttccccttttctcctctcccagctgttAGAAGACGTGGTGCTTGCAGCCTACCACTTGAAGGAGCACAATTGTGAACTGTTTGCAGATCACATCAATACTTGCAGAAACAGGTTTTTGTTGACCCGAAAGCCACACTGTCCCCACCTTCTCTGGCTGCCTCTTTAGGTTTTCTTTGTTGCTCTTGATGCTGAAGATGTATGGTATCACTTTTATTTATGTGGCATGCAGGTCTGAGTAATAATCTTAGATCCTCAGGCTTTAAATTATTCAAAACACAAAACATTTACACAGAAGGGAAGGAGGCTGCTCAAAAAAATAATTCTTCTTCCCCCACAGCTTCAAACTTCGAATGCTTTTGCAGGGTGAAGTGAAAGAATTGCCAACCAACTAATACCACTTCCCCTTTTATGATCAGGCACCGCACTCCCAGCACCCACATAACAGCAGTTTATAATCCTCACCTACAGGCTTTGCTTTTAAAGCACTGCAACCGCAGGAAACAGCAGGCAGGCGAAGCGCAGACGCTGCCTGGGAACAGCGAAGCTTCCCCTGCCAGCCGCTTGCgcggagcagggaggcagcaggcgCAGGAGCCGAGGCGGCGCTTCCAGCCGGCTGCCAACAGTCTCCAGCACGCAGCGCTGCACCTGCCGACCGACAGGACACCCAGGGAGAGGCCAGGTGTTGGGAAGCGCTGTGTCAAGTCAGGCCGTGACACCTTTTAGAAGTGTCACTACAGTAGCATGTGCCCTTAGGTCCCCAGCAATGACTGTGGGGAGTGCTGACAGCCATAGCCAGGCACCCAAGGGCTCTGTGCCTCCGCCCGCTCCAGCGCTGGCAAACTCGCTTCCTCCTCCCCGCTGCGCACAAGCACACACCCCACCCTGCCTCAGCTGAGCCCCAGAAACCACCtactgcacagctctgagaaAGCAGACTGCTCAGACATGCCTGCTTCAGGCAACTACACAACCAGCTCTACAGATAAAGCAGAGCAATTATTTTCACATTAATGATTCAGAAAGTGATTCAGCTAACACacaggaactaactcagaagaGCAGGTCGAAGGTGCACACACCACACTTACTTTACCCCCTAACAGCTCAATTTAGCCAATTCAGGGATCTTCAGAAGAGCAATTCCATAGGTTTCATAATCATCGGGTTGAAGGAACAGGACAGGATTGCAACAGTCAACTACTCCAATGCAACAGCCACAAGAGGGGAAAGGGTATGCTGGAAAACACTCCCATAAAAATCTGCAGCAAGGGTCAAAACTTGTCAGGGTCTTTTCTCTGCTTGTTGCTACTAAACACAGACCAAGCCCAGCATTTTCCATAAAGCAGAAATTCCTTTCCTGCTAGGCAGATAAGTCCTACAGGTTATTAAGAGGCACTGCTGTAATACTTTCCCCTGGCTCTGGCAGTTGCGTCAGAAGCAGCCCTAAATGCTTTTCAGGAAGCTGCTAATTTGATTATTGATAATGCCACAATTTGACTTCATACAGAGTGCCACCACTGTTCAAAGGGAAGATGTTCCCaactgctgtggctctgcttaCCCACTAACCCCTCTGAGCCATCACTCTTTCAGCAGgcacctcctgctctggcacactgCCATCACCCAGATTGGGAAAAAAGCAGTTGCTCTTTGGGACTGGTTGGTCCAGTAATTGGCTAGAAAGCCAATTCCCATTTAACCCAAAGCGACCTCGCTGAAGCAGTGATCACAGCTACTGGGACATAATCTGACATCCAAGTTTTATCTCAATCAGCAGATTTATGgtataaaagacaaaaaaaggatACAACCCCAAATTTTGGCACCTTTGTCAATGCCCATTCAGATTGCTAATTACAACAAATTAAATTCCCCTGGCACCTCAAGTTAATGTATTCTATGGTTAACATCCATTATTCTCTTTTCCATCCACCACTCATTACTTTTAAATGAACTCCATACAAAGTGTTGGTAATTACCAACACACAGTAGCCCTGTGAAATCCTTGTGTCAGGGATCCAGTTACCCAGCCTGAAGATAATACTTCAAAGCTCACTTTCAAGCAGGAGTCAGAAGGAAGTTTTGCTTCACCTTGCAAGTTCACACAACTGGATTTGAGATacaaaagggggagaaaagaggaagagaaacaacCCCCCAACAACATCTGACTTAAATCTGAGCACAGAAATTAAACATCAGTATGAAATCATCTATCGCTATCAAGTGCTATTAAAAGAATGGAGTCCAGTATGTTCAAAAGTAGTCAGCACTTGGAGGACAGCCAAAAGAGATTAAGCCACCTGCTATGGACTATAACATACCAACACACACCTCCAACAAAGGTCAACCAGGTTATCACAATTAAGCTGGTCAACACCTAAAATATCTCCCCCTCAGGAGTTCTCTGAGCTTCATAAAGAAACAATCATATTTTTGTGCCAATACTTGTAAAGTAAGGATGGTCCAGGTTAAATGGGCAGCATTTAGGCATGCTTAGGGATACATCAATGCCAAACCCTAAGCAAGATTTTAAAGTACCATTAATGAGATGATACTTCTAATCAAAACAATAAATCTCTCCTAGACTAGAAATAAGCCAGCAAGTTCAGCAGGAATGAGCAAAATAATGAAAGGCAGGTTGTTTCATGTTACCTGTATAAGTCTGTTCTATATTAACATCTCCCCCAAAGACCTAAGAAAGGTCAACTACCACACTAGATTCTCTGCCTTCACTGATAAAGATTAAATTAGTGTTATTCTTTCCTGTTCTCCTTCCATGACACAACACTGACACCCAAAACTTCATAAAGCTGCACTGCAGTTCAATTTtggcaaacaaaaaaaggtaaaGCAGTTAAAGGTTGTCTGGAAACTCGGGGAAAATCAAGTTCTTTCTATTTAATTCTTGTCTGTAGGCTGAAATGATGGGATGTTTATAAGAAAGTGAGCATTCTCTCAAACAGAGGAAATAAAAGTAGTTAAATCAAAGCTTAAAACATGCAATAAGCCCCAAAAGAACAGTGAAGAGTAGGCAGAGAAGAGTCACTTTATTTTGCAACATACTGAGGCATTTATTcttttaaaaacaagaacatagcagaaacacagaaaccaggagctttctgccaacAAAATAAATTAGAGTTGCAGGACAGGCTTCTCATCCCTCTGGCCCATAGCTCAAAGGCCACCAGTGAATTGAGAAGGCAGGCATGGTCCCAGAAGGCAGCACTACATTAAGAACAGGGCAGCAGCAAATCCGCTGTGGTGCAAGAGAGAAAACCATCCAGAAGCAGCCCTctggcagtgagagcagcacttccaagctgccagagccaggagctgaagCCTGTCAACACTGAGGCAAGAAGGGCTTGTGCAGTTCAGCAGCCTGATGACAAACTCAGAGGTTGCTGCCTTACCATCCTATCACTGTAGTGCTTCTCAATCACTGTGGGTCCAATTCTGCAGCACAACTGCACCTCTATAATTCAAaggagaagctggaagaggCATGGAGCAAGTATTCCAAATGTTAGCTAGAAGCTGAGCCCAGAAACTGGTTTTTAATCTGAAGCTCTTCAAGAGCTCAATTTTAACACAAAACATTTCCCAACCAACTGCAATACTACTGGAGAAGCTCCTTAAGACTGTGAGCAGTACAGACATTGGTAAAACAGTGTGAAAAGAACTGCTGTAACAGCAAAAATCTGTTTACCATACAGTCAACTCATAAACTCACTTTCAATAACATCCAACTGCTCTTTGCAGTAGATTAAAACTACATCACTTTTTTTACTTACAGTTGgcacaaggaaaaagaaattctaGCACATTTTACCCTCTTTTCTCATCATCTCCTCCCACAGACTGCTTCACCCTTGTTTCTTTATCACTCATAATTACAAGCAACAAGTAGCATCTTTTCCTTCCAAAACACTCAACATTTTAACAGTACAAAGGGGCCTTTTCCTATTTCCCTCATACTCAGAACAACAGAATGACAATCAGAtggccccagccctctccatcaCAGATTTTAGAGATTCAGTTGTTTTCTGTGTAATACATTGTCTTTAAAAAGCACCTtcaagtttctttttccaggtAACCAGTTGCTGGCATCAAAGAGGCCATCAAGAAAGGAACATTTTACAGacctacagaatcacagaatgtcagaggctggaagggacctcgaaagctcgtCCAatcccccatgccagagcaggatcacctgggccaaatcacacagaaacacacccaggcaggttttgaatatctccagagagggagactccacaacccccctgggcagctgattccagtgttctgtcaaccacacagggaaaaaaattcctgtgcctcagattccaccactgccccttgtcttgtcactgggcatcacccagcagagcctggctccagcctcctggcactcacctttgcatATCTACAACcgctgctgaggtcacctctctgtctcctcttcaccagcagcacagccccagctccctcaggctctcctcataacagagctgttccattcccttcatcatctttgtggctttgcactggactctctcaagcagttctaggtctctcttgagctgaggggcccagaact
This is a stretch of genomic DNA from Pogoniulus pusillus isolate bPogPus1 chromosome 11, bPogPus1.pri, whole genome shotgun sequence. It encodes these proteins:
- the TEX2 gene encoding testis-expressed protein 2 isoform X2; translation: MTSQNSSHAEKTGEMSSKQSTPKVQVQRSVSRETITIHFSAFGKEEEEEEEEFKEFLGEELDDQSIVTALEAKEDLCFEHTGHDFSGPATSLDVANTASPLSSSPAILPTAETVKLLDSPSTSQVFNAVPLVLSPSSHMCPSVSSSGAPPHMEQKSSLSSSPSSSPSRSGVCSGGSSTVSTSKPFKGLVKSLSTDVEPKEPTPPMRHRQLMKTLVKSLSTDTSKPEVEAVSYRPPDSKLNLHLFKQFTQPRATGGDSKTAPSSPLTSPSDTRSFFKVPEMEAKIEDTKRRLSEVIYEPLQLLSKIMGDESSSHRPKALSSSASELSNLSSLNGHLESNNNYSIKEEECDSEGDFRGSDSNLGRNDQSKVAEEHPKETETKSSQSASTKDMSSKTSLVLEKCSLSALASREDEEFCELYSEDFSLLEDESKTDKPAETSLDQEMTKESGTVLGSEDENHSYVQQPKIPLKTLYFLTLLVYAYFITPLPGYLSGLFFGMALGFMIAVCVIWLLTPRTHEYVRLHHSMKKRWNAGALDIKEPEILKGWMNEIYNYDPETYHATLTHSVYVRLEGSTLRLSKPNKNISRRAVYNEPKPEVTYVSQKIYELTESKISLVPKSLARKRIWNKKYPICIELARQDDFMAKAQIDRENTEEKLSAEKVDSNNEESKKTQDGAKCTSQKDQVLYLFGRTGREKEEWFRRFLLASKLKSEAKKPSSACGSKPGILPTHSRSDSQSGVLTHSRSSSKGSAEEIGSQLKHKDLASNVRQKMLLDYSVYMAKCVPQEKKSPLGSPVLSADSSPTAVKKLPDAHVEAEEEEQEAWVNALLGRIFWDFLGEKYWSDLVSKKIQMKLSKIKLPYFMNELTLTELDMGIAVPKILQAFKPSVDHRVFPSLYERHHQPFTTIADA